The following proteins are co-located in the Ferrimicrobium acidiphilum DSM 19497 genome:
- a CDS encoding FkbM family methyltransferase produces the protein MIPPLLGHTPFLVDVGANIGQWTASVKLFLPDAQVLAVEPDPRSFDRLKSNVSNLSGVECINCAAGSEPGYAPLYRQPLSTMSTLQPSSGDALDDVLEVLIQPLDDLLQEADNIDLLKIDVEGSELDVLRGCKRSLEHSALLLVEISLARGSTNGINFLAELKQLQPKARIIKFGRPLGHRSQPLCQDVLLALN, from the coding sequence ATGATACCACCCCTTTTGGGTCATACCCCATTCCTGGTAGATGTCGGCGCCAACATCGGTCAATGGACAGCATCGGTCAAGCTCTTTCTTCCAGACGCACAGGTTTTAGCAGTTGAACCTGACCCACGATCGTTCGATCGCTTGAAGAGTAACGTTAGCAACCTCTCAGGGGTCGAATGCATCAACTGTGCAGCGGGATCGGAACCCGGCTACGCTCCGTTATATCGCCAGCCACTTTCAACCATGTCAACCTTGCAACCTTCTAGCGGCGACGCACTAGATGACGTACTCGAAGTACTCATTCAGCCTCTTGATGACTTGCTTCAAGAGGCTGACAATATCGATTTATTAAAGATCGATGTTGAGGGCAGCGAATTGGACGTCCTTCGCGGATGCAAACGTTCTCTCGAACACTCCGCACTTTTGCTTGTCGAGATTAGCTTGGCACGAGGGTCAACCAATGGCATCAATTTCCTCGCCGAATTAAAGCAGCTGCAGCCCAAGGCTCGAATTATTAAGTTCGGACGCCCTCTAGGACATCGCAGTCAGCCGCTTTGTCAAGACGTTCTTTTAGCACTAAACTGA